In Paenibacillus hexagrammi, the following are encoded in one genomic region:
- a CDS encoding Ig-like domain-containing protein — protein sequence MPMHVRIRKLVAQVTLITMLFSLFVGFPTLSSAAESSSITSIRQVIASTVAGTAPVLPSTVTAEHDDALTSQEAVVWSAINPSSHAAAGKFQVEGAVTGTSIKAVATVTVLQDTSKNLKVWYKFEEGTGTTVADSSGNGNNGTMNASASDSNRWSSANKMQGGYAANFNGGSGSSTTANYVKMPNGILQGVNEMSIALWVRNTNSSSAWQRVFDLGNNNTHYMFYTLNSGSDSRLGVKLTDGGSRQSAVRGIRQTMFGDTL from the coding sequence ATGCCTATGCATGTACGGATAAGAAAGCTTGTAGCTCAGGTGACTCTTATCACGATGTTATTCAGCCTGTTTGTCGGGTTTCCGACCCTTTCAAGCGCCGCAGAAAGCAGCTCCATCACTTCCATAAGGCAGGTTATTGCCTCCACGGTTGCTGGAACGGCTCCGGTACTGCCAAGTACAGTGACGGCTGAACACGACGATGCTTTAACCTCTCAGGAGGCTGTAGTCTGGTCGGCTATCAATCCCTCTAGCCATGCAGCTGCCGGGAAATTCCAGGTCGAGGGTGCAGTAACCGGAACGTCGATCAAGGCGGTTGCAACCGTTACAGTTCTGCAAGACACATCAAAGAACTTGAAGGTTTGGTACAAATTCGAAGAGGGAACGGGTACTACGGTTGCCGACTCTTCCGGTAATGGAAATAACGGAACCATGAATGCGAGCGCCTCTGACAGCAACAGATGGTCGTCTGCCAACAAAATGCAGGGGGGTTATGCGGCAAATTTTAATGGCGGATCTGGATCTTCGACAACGGCCAATTACGTAAAAATGCCTAACGGTATTTTACAAGGCGTCAATGAAATGTCCATTGCCTTGTGGGTTAGAAACACGAATAGCTCATCTGCATGGCAGCGGGTCTTTGATCTTGGGAACAACAATACGCATTACATGTTCTATACGCTGAACTCCGGTTCGGATTCCAGACTTGGCGTCAAGCTAACGGATGGGGGGAGCAGACAGTCAGCGGTCCGAGGTATACGACAAACAATGTTTGGCGACACCTTGTAG
- a CDS encoding family 43 glycosylhydrolase yields the protein MDDFRLYTTALDDNTISALYASTSTDDAGVVALAKNQLAITDASAIVSDVSLPNFLYGANISWASSNSKIVSDTGAVTRPAKGESAAAVTLTATIFKNGVTDTKSINITVLPMGTAPSSIEIDAKGKGVDINPTTWGVFFEDINYALDGGLYAELVQNRSFEMVKVSGSRSSTSTATATGIPAYTYAWNLVQNGSGAGTMTTSADNGLNANNPNFLRLSVTNPGDGGVYNTGYSSTTGTQVPSINLVQGDKYNVSMYVRSSDYSGPVEVSLTSSDGSSVYASTELTGITNSWQKLSAVIEPNLSTGSARLQVLVKGTGTVDMDMVSLMPQKTWMNRPNGARYDIAKQIADLHPKYFRFPGGCAVQGITTNDSYRWKLSVGPVEERKNNINFWFDSTRPYYNQSLGFGFYEFFQFAEDIGAAPVPAINVGMSWGTSTIIPLDQMGPYIQDAVDLADFANSTDMSNKWAKLRSDMGHPAPFNLRYMEIGNEDSGTNYYTRYAMVADAMRKAHPEIKLIIGGGITMGDNFNLTTWSNLQKQAEFNGLKTDADLVDEHYYTSNANLYANVTRYDNYDRKAQKVFIGEYASNSSSSYLQDALAEAAYMTHIEENGDIVELASYAPLLAKQNYTQWTPDLIYFNNQSVYGTANYYVQKMFFRNTGNITLPTEIVKAGQESYKIKGAVGLGGYNTANQFKDVVVTDNKTNAVLFSDDFTKDASKWTAPTGTWSISNGAYSQTSTNTANTLAYAGSTDMTDYTVTFQAKKTAGSEGFLLYAGVKDSGNYYRWNVGGYSNARSTFEKAENGVTTTLTTLSDYAKLPTVTTDQWYNFKMVVSGNNIDCYVNDQLVFHIVDRPWKKSSSVYTVTSKDEATGDIYVKVVNPQSTPQLLNVNLNGADYINPVGLKTVLTGAATAANSYSNPQNVYPVSTKLTNLSTSNEMTFDPYSLTVLKFRTSAVNEPDLQEVTVAAAKTSAKTGDTIRLNITGSKLSDNQEADLSIAAVSYESDHPDFVTFDTEGKATIGQTGAAKSVKLWANVSLNGVTVKSNVVNISLTPEQAPDGPPYIMSYSSQLGSTGSNDGYMSFYDDSLHLAYSTDGQSWTPLNDNKGVLFYRVASTSTSSTAYNSAAAKQFRDPYVFRKADGTYVLLATTVRYNGAIADTTINYWDSTDLVNWDHQNLITVSSGNVYAQKPQAKYDVAANSYVIIWSDTSGNKYYNTIDSSFTTPSAAAPYTGTDYPALMPNDVNISNAPAGALIGSVIGVGQPVLDDVVSHLGTPTIPVGTDQDGLQVTTEAGKAPALPETVHVKYSDGSMVEKVLNWDSIDPASYAKEGTFTAAGLVEGAPNYMNPLNKNGADPDIFKGPDGYYYYTSSYMDYDHNGSKDDQYDRVAIRRASTIEGLATAEEKTVFWRKASGDASYHIWAPEIHYMKFPGEAEGKWVIYFAGGKVTSNFDLRVYEIECDSQDPMTGNWSDITKVTINGEAFDLDATVFEHNNEWYMAWAHKPGSNSLINIAKMTNRTTLGSEQATIAFPEYTWERRRDRVLEGPTVMKKNGKIFMGYAAGSTDSTYAIGLLTAEDSPYTNLLDPAAWKKTPYPLMITSKDNQQFGPGHATFTEAEDGQTAILSYHARPNEGYSGVSGYSPLYDATRYARVAVIYWHGDGTPYFGIPPKDGYLPGAGVTATIQVTPSNSVDRSGLEALITEVQGLTSTDYTEATWAALQEALNAAQTVSSNEQATQADVDAAAANLQAAISGLQQVEKQLEASLSVPDSVYAGQDFDVVYGLVNVQDDIYAQDFTIAYNPEKVQYVSSESLQPGVEVVSETAAQTGGMRLITASLGSDGAVKESGDVLKLHFTAKSLSASTDAALSITQAIVSDGFGKETQLQGMSRTTQIIYINKTALNALISDAQSKHDSAVEGSSAGQYPAGSKAALQAAIDTARAAAGNLAASQAEVDQAKADLNTALHAFMNAKITRTSGDVNDNGTVSIGDLALVAKYYGATSADEDWQLAKAADVTNDGVVDISDLAKLARMILGFE from the coding sequence ATGGACGACTTCAGATTATACACGACAGCATTAGACGACAACACCATTTCCGCTCTCTATGCAAGTACCTCGACCGATGACGCCGGTGTGGTGGCGCTTGCCAAGAATCAACTGGCCATTACGGATGCGTCCGCCATTGTCAGCGATGTGAGCCTGCCTAACTTCTTATATGGAGCTAATATCAGCTGGGCTTCCAGTAATTCAAAGATTGTGTCCGATACAGGTGCAGTGACCAGACCCGCAAAAGGCGAGTCCGCAGCTGCTGTTACGTTAACGGCTACAATCTTTAAAAATGGTGTAACTGATACGAAAAGTATCAATATCACCGTTCTTCCTATGGGTACAGCTCCAAGTAGTATCGAAATTGATGCCAAAGGCAAAGGAGTCGATATTAACCCGACGACCTGGGGCGTATTTTTTGAGGATATTAACTATGCTCTGGACGGAGGACTATACGCGGAGCTTGTGCAGAACAGATCGTTTGAAATGGTGAAGGTGAGCGGGTCCAGATCTTCCACTTCAACAGCCACTGCAACAGGAATACCTGCGTACACCTATGCATGGAACCTGGTACAAAACGGCTCTGGTGCGGGTACGATGACGACTAGTGCGGACAACGGTCTTAACGCAAACAATCCGAATTTCTTGAGATTATCTGTCACGAACCCGGGGGATGGAGGAGTCTACAACACCGGCTACTCCAGCACTACAGGGACGCAAGTTCCAAGCATTAACCTCGTTCAAGGCGATAAGTATAATGTTTCTATGTATGTGCGAAGCAGTGATTATTCGGGACCGGTCGAGGTGTCATTGACTAGCAGTGACGGATCCAGCGTGTATGCTTCGACTGAATTAACGGGCATTACGAATTCGTGGCAAAAACTAAGCGCAGTGATCGAGCCTAACCTTTCAACAGGATCAGCTAGACTTCAGGTTCTTGTCAAAGGTACCGGAACCGTTGATATGGATATGGTTTCCTTGATGCCGCAAAAAACTTGGATGAACCGGCCTAACGGAGCCAGATATGACATCGCGAAGCAAATTGCCGACCTGCATCCGAAGTACTTCCGATTCCCGGGAGGGTGCGCTGTTCAAGGTATCACCACCAACGATTCCTATCGCTGGAAGCTGTCGGTTGGACCTGTAGAAGAGCGTAAGAACAACATCAACTTCTGGTTTGACTCAACACGGCCCTATTACAATCAATCCTTAGGCTTCGGCTTCTATGAATTTTTCCAATTTGCGGAGGATATCGGAGCGGCGCCTGTTCCTGCGATCAATGTGGGTATGTCCTGGGGGACTTCCACGATTATTCCTCTTGATCAGATGGGACCTTATATTCAAGATGCCGTAGATCTGGCGGACTTTGCCAACAGCACGGATATGAGCAACAAATGGGCAAAGCTTAGATCCGATATGGGTCATCCGGCACCGTTCAACCTGAGATATATGGAAATTGGAAACGAAGATTCCGGTACGAATTACTATACCCGCTATGCGATGGTTGCAGACGCTATGCGGAAAGCTCACCCTGAAATCAAGCTGATTATTGGCGGCGGAATCACAATGGGTGACAATTTCAACCTGACAACCTGGTCCAATTTACAGAAGCAAGCAGAATTCAACGGATTAAAAACAGATGCCGACCTGGTAGATGAGCATTACTATACGTCAAATGCGAATTTATACGCGAACGTAACCCGCTATGACAATTATGACCGAAAGGCGCAGAAGGTATTTATCGGCGAGTACGCATCGAACTCTTCCAGCAGTTACTTGCAGGATGCACTGGCGGAAGCCGCATATATGACGCATATCGAAGAAAACGGAGACATTGTCGAGCTCGCCTCTTATGCGCCGCTTCTGGCTAAGCAGAATTATACACAATGGACGCCGGACCTGATTTACTTCAACAATCAGAGTGTATATGGCACGGCCAACTACTATGTGCAGAAGATGTTTTTCAGAAATACCGGAAATATCACACTCCCTACTGAAATTGTCAAAGCAGGCCAAGAGAGCTATAAGATCAAGGGAGCAGTTGGTCTTGGAGGCTACAATACGGCGAATCAGTTCAAAGATGTTGTCGTAACTGACAACAAGACGAATGCTGTGCTGTTCAGCGACGACTTCACTAAGGATGCGTCCAAATGGACCGCTCCTACGGGCACTTGGTCGATTAGTAATGGAGCCTATTCGCAAACCAGCACCAACACGGCAAACACGCTTGCATATGCAGGCAGTACGGACATGACGGACTACACAGTAACCTTCCAGGCTAAGAAAACGGCTGGTTCTGAGGGCTTTCTGCTGTATGCCGGTGTCAAGGATTCGGGCAATTACTACCGCTGGAATGTTGGCGGATATTCGAATGCGAGAAGTACGTTCGAGAAGGCTGAGAACGGAGTAACCACAACGCTCACGACCCTGTCCGATTATGCCAAGCTGCCAACTGTAACGACAGACCAATGGTATAACTTCAAAATGGTCGTCTCCGGCAACAACATTGATTGCTATGTCAATGATCAGCTTGTTTTTCATATTGTAGACAGACCATGGAAGAAATCGAGCAGTGTTTACACCGTAACGAGTAAAGATGAAGCGACAGGCGATATCTATGTGAAGGTTGTGAATCCGCAAAGCACACCGCAGCTGCTGAATGTCAATTTGAACGGCGCGGACTACATCAATCCGGTTGGATTAAAAACAGTTCTAACGGGCGCGGCAACGGCGGCGAATTCCTATTCCAATCCGCAAAACGTGTACCCGGTTTCAACGAAATTAACCAACCTGAGCACATCCAACGAAATGACATTTGATCCGTATTCGTTAACGGTTCTGAAATTCAGGACATCAGCTGTGAATGAGCCGGATCTTCAAGAAGTCACGGTTGCTGCAGCTAAAACCTCTGCGAAAACCGGTGATACGATAAGATTGAACATTACTGGCAGCAAGCTGAGTGATAACCAAGAAGCGGACTTAAGCATTGCGGCAGTCTCTTACGAGTCGGACCATCCGGATTTTGTCACCTTCGATACGGAGGGCAAAGCGACAATCGGTCAAACTGGCGCGGCTAAATCCGTGAAGCTGTGGGCGAACGTTAGCTTGAACGGTGTTACGGTCAAATCCAACGTAGTGAACATTTCGTTAACTCCGGAGCAGGCACCTGATGGGCCTCCTTACATCATGTCTTACAGCAGTCAGCTAGGATCGACCGGCTCCAATGACGGCTACATGAGCTTCTACGATGACAGCCTGCATCTTGCTTACAGCACGGACGGTCAAAGCTGGACTCCGCTTAATGATAATAAAGGTGTTCTGTTTTACCGCGTTGCCAGCACAAGCACCAGCTCAACGGCTTACAATAGCGCTGCGGCGAAGCAGTTCCGCGATCCTTATGTGTTCCGCAAGGCTGATGGAACCTATGTATTGCTGGCAACAACCGTCAGATACAACGGTGCTATAGCTGATACCACGATCAACTACTGGGATTCCACGGATTTGGTAAACTGGGATCATCAAAATCTGATCACGGTTAGCAGCGGAAATGTTTACGCCCAAAAGCCGCAGGCTAAATATGATGTAGCTGCTAACAGCTATGTCATCATATGGAGCGATACTTCCGGCAATAAATACTACAATACCATCGATAGCAGCTTTACTACACCATCGGCTGCTGCTCCATATACCGGAACAGACTACCCGGCTTTGATGCCGAATGACGTAAATATCAGCAATGCTCCAGCCGGCGCGCTGATTGGAAGCGTAATTGGTGTAGGACAGCCGGTCCTGGATGATGTGGTTTCGCACCTCGGCACACCTACGATTCCTGTTGGGACAGATCAAGATGGCTTGCAAGTTACTACGGAAGCGGGCAAGGCTCCTGCTCTGCCTGAAACAGTTCATGTTAAGTACAGTGACGGATCAATGGTAGAAAAAGTATTGAACTGGGATTCGATCGATCCCGCAAGCTATGCCAAGGAAGGAACCTTTACGGCTGCAGGTCTGGTCGAGGGCGCTCCAAACTACATGAATCCTTTGAATAAAAACGGGGCTGACCCGGATATTTTCAAAGGACCGGACGGTTATTACTACTACACTTCTTCCTATATGGATTACGATCATAACGGTTCCAAAGATGATCAATACGACCGAGTTGCGATTAGAAGAGCCTCCACGATCGAGGGCCTTGCAACGGCGGAAGAGAAGACCGTCTTCTGGAGGAAAGCATCTGGCGATGCATCCTACCACATTTGGGCTCCCGAAATTCATTACATGAAGTTCCCAGGTGAAGCCGAAGGAAAATGGGTGATTTACTTTGCCGGCGGTAAAGTAACTTCCAACTTTGACCTCCGTGTGTATGAAATCGAGTGTGACTCTCAGGATCCGATGACAGGCAACTGGTCCGATATCACCAAGGTCACAATTAACGGAGAGGCTTTCGACCTGGATGCGACCGTGTTTGAGCATAACAATGAATGGTATATGGCTTGGGCGCATAAGCCGGGCAGCAACTCTTTGATTAACATTGCCAAAATGACCAACCGCACAACCCTGGGCAGCGAACAAGCAACCATTGCTTTCCCGGAATATACTTGGGAGCGAAGAAGGGACAGAGTCCTGGAGGGTCCGACCGTTATGAAGAAGAACGGTAAAATCTTCATGGGCTATGCGGCGGGATCTACGGATTCTACTTACGCCATCGGATTGCTAACCGCTGAAGATTCTCCGTATACGAATCTACTGGATCCGGCTGCTTGGAAGAAAACGCCTTATCCGTTAATGATCACATCCAAGGACAATCAGCAGTTCGGTCCTGGTCACGCAACCTTTACCGAGGCTGAAGACGGTCAGACAGCCATCTTGTCATATCACGCACGTCCGAATGAAGGCTATTCCGGCGTATCAGGCTATAGTCCTTTATATGATGCTACCCGATATGCACGTGTAGCGGTCATTTACTGGCATGGGGACGGCACCCCTTACTTCGGTATTCCACCTAAGGACGGTTACCTGCCGGGCGCGGGAGTAACAGCAACGATTCAAGTGACTCCATCGAATTCGGTTGATCGGTCAGGTTTAGAGGCCTTAATCACGGAGGTTCAAGGATTGACCTCGACTGATTACACGGAAGCGACCTGGGCCGCCTTGCAAGAAGCGCTGAATGCAGCACAGACGGTGAGCAGCAATGAGCAAGCGACACAAGCGGATGTGGACGCTGCTGCTGCAAATCTGCAAGCGGCGATCAGCGGCTTACAGCAGGTGGAGAAGCAGCTTGAGGCTTCCCTGTCAGTGCCGGATAGTGTGTATGCAGGCCAGGATTTCGATGTGGTTTACGGCTTGGTAAACGTCCAAGACGATATTTACGCACAAGACTTTACAATCGCGTACAATCCTGAGAAAGTACAGTATGTTTCCTCGGAAAGCTTACAGCCTGGGGTTGAAGTTGTAAGCGAGACAGCAGCTCAAACAGGCGGTATGCGATTGATTACAGCTAGTTTAGGAAGTGACGGCGCGGTGAAGGAAAGCGGAGATGTGTTGAAGCTGCACTTTACAGCGAAATCGCTCAGCGCCTCAACGGATGCTGCACTTTCCATCACTCAAGCCATTGTGTCCGATGGCTTCGGGAAGGAAACGCAGCTACAAGGAATGTCACGGACTACACAGATTATTTATATCAATAAGACTGCCTTGAATGCGCTGATTAGCGATGCTCAAAGCAAGCATGATTCGGCTGTTGAAGGCTCCTCCGCAGGTCAATACCCTGCTGGTTCCAAAGCTGCGCTGCAGGCAGCTATCGACACTGCTCGAGCAGCTGCAGGCAACCTAGCAGCAAGCCAAGCAGAAGTTGATCAAGCGAAAGCTGACTTGAATACGGCCTTGCATGCCTTCATGAATGCCAAGATTACCCGCACCTCCGGCGATGTGAACGACAACGGTACGGTCAGCATTGGTGATTTGGCCCTTGTAGCCAAATATTACGGCGCAACATCCGCAGATGAGGATTGGCAGCTTGCCAAAGCCGCAGACGTAACGAATGACGGCGTGGTGGATATCAGCGACCTTGCGAAACTGGCACGCATGATTCTTGGATTTGAATAA